One Mya arenaria isolate MELC-2E11 chromosome 7, ASM2691426v1 genomic window carries:
- the LOC128240076 gene encoding uncharacterized protein LOC128240076 isoform X3 has protein sequence MSAYSTRSRWTKSRGTADTGPRATMSREASFAMEEDDTWSSSTPYRLPRLSPGRSPSPEIEQAHVREERKSPPHDKVWSRHGYEKIIRIPELGPQVRMLVAPARTPVGGQYPRATPRFKQAAITPTVRSVPWNVGRGDTHHIHLYDTVRTPRMHDDDVMHQPRLEPTPTPISRSESPAKSVKSIHWILGHNRYHTFDKTGRSHIQGPYSREFHVTCMAPQTWLKMKWGRSKTMIH, from the exons ATGGACGAAGTCGCGAGGCACGGCGGACACAGGTCCGCGGGCGACCATGTCGCGCGAGGCGTCTTTTGCAATGGAGGAAGATGACACATGGTCCTCCAGCACGCCCTATCGCCTCCCACGCCTCTCCCCTGGACGCTCTCCGTCACCGGAAATCGAACAGGCGCATGTGCGTGAGGAGCGGAAGTCGCCTCCACATGATAAAGTTTGGAGCAGGCATGGATACGAGAAAATAATTCG aatccCGGAGCTCGGCCCACAAGTCCGAATGCTGGTTGCGCCGGCGCGGACCCCGGTGGGCGGACAGTACCCGCGGGCAACACCGCGCTTCAAACAGGCGGCCATCACGCCGACTGTTCGATCGGTGCCGTGGAATGTGGGACGTGGCGACACCCACCACATACATCTGTATGACAC AGTACGAACGCCGCGTATGCACGACGATGACGTCATGCACCAACCGAGATTGGAACCAACCCCTACGCCGATTTCGCGCAGCGAATCTCCCGCTAAATCTGTAAAGAGTATTCACTGGATTCTAGGCCACAATCGATACCACACATTCGATAAAACG GGTAGAAGCCATATCCAGGGTCCGTACTCGCGTGAGTTCCACGTGACATGCATGGCTCcacagacctggctaaaaatgaAGTGGGGGCGCTCAAAAACCATGATACACTAG
- the LOC128240076 gene encoding uncharacterized protein LOC128240076 isoform X2, which produces MTTLDVHLPPINVPVILTDPYKGSHVLRWTKSRGTADTGPRATMSREASFAMEEDDTWSSSTPYRLPRLSPGRSPSPEIEQAHVREERKSPPHDKVWSRHGYEKIIRIPELGPQVRMLVAPARTPVGGQYPRATPRFKQAAITPTVRSVPWNVGRGDTHHIHLYDTVRTPRMHDDDVMHQPRLEPTPTPISRSESPAKSVKSIHWILGHNRYHTFDKTGRSHIQGPYSREFHVTCMAPQTWLKMKWGRSKTMIH; this is translated from the exons ATGACGACCCTTGACGTGCATCTGCCGCCCATCAATGTGCCTGTCATCCTAACCGACCCGTACAAAGGAAGTCACGTTCTTCG ATGGACGAAGTCGCGAGGCACGGCGGACACAGGTCCGCGGGCGACCATGTCGCGCGAGGCGTCTTTTGCAATGGAGGAAGATGACACATGGTCCTCCAGCACGCCCTATCGCCTCCCACGCCTCTCCCCTGGACGCTCTCCGTCACCGGAAATCGAACAGGCGCATGTGCGTGAGGAGCGGAAGTCGCCTCCACATGATAAAGTTTGGAGCAGGCATGGATACGAGAAAATAATTCG aatccCGGAGCTCGGCCCACAAGTCCGAATGCTGGTTGCGCCGGCGCGGACCCCGGTGGGCGGACAGTACCCGCGGGCAACACCGCGCTTCAAACAGGCGGCCATCACGCCGACTGTTCGATCGGTGCCGTGGAATGTGGGACGTGGCGACACCCACCACATACATCTGTATGACAC AGTACGAACGCCGCGTATGCACGACGATGACGTCATGCACCAACCGAGATTGGAACCAACCCCTACGCCGATTTCGCGCAGCGAATCTCCCGCTAAATCTGTAAAGAGTATTCACTGGATTCTAGGCCACAATCGATACCACACATTCGATAAAACG GGTAGAAGCCATATCCAGGGTCCGTACTCGCGTGAGTTCCACGTGACATGCATGGCTCcacagacctggctaaaaatgaAGTGGGGGCGCTCAAAAACCATGATACACTAG